Proteins encoded within one genomic window of Eleutherodactylus coqui strain aEleCoq1 chromosome 1, aEleCoq1.hap1, whole genome shotgun sequence:
- the SMG8 gene encoding nonsense-mediated mRNA decay factor SMG8: MKTSSGAVGSSLLRELLSSEPGWKEDEVCVVGVFGKTALLQGGWDKGCLVNSLCDRHVFPLFQQPPQQPRERSVLQAYYEQESRVLYVLLTGISDTGQLSRACEELGRGVSHAEAHEWWKDEEKLHCMHLLYLFSVCHLLLLLHPACCFDIAYEKLFRALDSVRQKLLPSLKPALKECPVGLEWKLNARPCPPRLLFVFQLNGALRGVEPTRGAGQPATEKPKKHSPKRRLQHALEDQIYRIFRKSRVLTNQSINCLFTVPANQAFVYIVAEQDDDPVGMLLDGLRHNCTVRDPEPGSISGPRRFQMMRHSRQQLSFTAESSAGLSGQLVDCTLREFLFQHVELVLTKKGFDDSVGRNPQPSHFELPTYLKWANVALKLYEVIIENKDDDPPAFPGGYPPKLLANMKVLEGYLDADTKFSENRCQKALPMAHSAYQSNLPHNYTTTVHKNQLAQALRVYSQQARGPAFQKYAIHLNEDCYKFWSSGHQLCEERSLTDQHCVHKFHLLPKAGEKIEPDRNPPILYHNSRARSTGNCNCGKKQAPREDPFDIKGANYDFYQMLEEKCCGKLDHIDFPVFEPSTPDPAPAKNEAPSTSQEGDVEGEKLKDKEPQTQGESTSLSLALSLGQSTDSLGTYPADPQAGGDNVDAPGHGTEEKGEKRPSLVDRQASTVEYLPGMMHSNCPKGLLPKFSSWSLVKLGPAKSYNFHTGLDQLGFIPGTNYLMPWDIVIRTKPEDDGDLDTNSWPAPNKSVPGKRSGAVTGRGRRRDDIARGFVGFEYEDSRGRRFMSSGPDKIMKVLGNGPKESAVKALNTDMPLYMLSPSQGRGLKPHYAQLMRLFVVVPDAPLQIVLNPQVQPGPTLCPIFHPEKQEIILPADGLWVLRFPYSYVTERGPCYPPKENQQLITYKAMRGILKVVTL, translated from the exons ATGAAGACGTCGTCGGGGGCGGTCGGCTCATCGCTGCTGCGGGAGCTGCTGAGCTCGGAGCCGGGCTGGAAGGAGGACGAGGTGTGCGTGGTCGGGGTGTTCGGGAAGACGGCGCTGCTGCAGGGCGGCTGGGACAAGGGCTGCCTGGTGAACTCGCTGTGTGACCGCCATGTGTTCCCGCTCTTCCAGCAGCCGCCGCAGCAACCCCGGGAGCGCAGCGTGCTGCAGGCGTACTACGAGCAGGAGTCCCGGGTGCTGTACGTGCTGCTCACCGGCATCAGCGACACGGGGCAGCTGTCCCGGGCGTGCGAGGAGCTGGGGCGTGGGGTGTCGCACGCCGAGGCCCACGAGTGGTGGAAGGACGAGGAGAAGCTGCACTGCATGCACCTGCTCTACCTGTTCTCTGTCTGccacctgctgctgctgctgcacccCGCCTGCTGCTTTGACATTGCCTACGAGAAGCTCTTCCGGGCGCTGGACAGCGTGCGCCAGAAGCTGCTGCCCTCGCTCAAGCCGGCGCTAAAGGAGTGCCCTGTTGGGCTGGAGTGGAAGCTGAACGCCCGCCCATGCCCTCCGCGGCTGCTGTTCGTCTTTCAGCTGAACGGAGCCCTCCGGGGGGTTGAGCCCACCCGGGGTGCTGGGCAGCCCGCCACCGAGAAGCCCAAGAAGCACTCGCCCAAGAGGAGGTTGCAGCACGCCCTGGAGGATCAGATCTACCGCATCTTCCGCAAGAGCCGCGTCCTGACCAACCAGAGCATCAACTGCCTGTTCACCGTGCCCGCCAACCAGGCCTTCGTGTACATTGTGGCCGAGCAGGATGATGACCCAGTGGGCATGCTGCTGGACGGCCTGCGGCACAACTGCACCGTTAGGGACCCTGAGCCCGGCAGCATCTCCGGGCCCCGCCGCTTCCAGATGATGAGGCACAGCCGGCAGCAGCTGTCCTTCACGGCGGAAAGCAGTGCAGGGCTGTCCGGGCAGCTGGTGGACTGCACCCTGCGGGAATTCCTCTTCCAGCATGTGGAGCTGGTGCTCACCAAGAAGGGCTTTGATGACAGCGTGGGCAGGAACCCGCAGCCCTCACACTTTGAGCTGCCCACCTACTTGAAGTGGGCCAACGTGGCCCTGAAGTTGTACGAGGTGATCATAGAGAATAAAGATGACGACCCTCCAGCCTTCCCGGGGGGCTATCCTCCAAAGCTGCTCGCCAACATGAAAGTACTGGAAGGCTATTTGGATGCCGATACGAAATTTTCGGAAAACAGATGTCAAAAAGCTCTTCCAATGGCGCACAGCGCCTACCAGTCCAACCTGCCCCATAACTACACCACCACGGTCCATAAGAACCAGCTGGCACAAGCGCTCAGGGTGTACAGCCAGCAGGCGCGGGGGCCGGCCTTCCAGAAGTACGCCATCCATCTCAACGAAGACTGCTACAAGTTCTGGAGTAGCGGCCACCAACTATGCGAGGAGAGGAGTCTGACCGATCAGCACTGTGTGCACAAGTTCCACCTGCTTCCCAAAGCAG GAGAAAAAATCGAGCCAGATAGAAATCCACCTATTCTGTACCATAACAGCCGAGCGAGGTCTACTGGGAACTGTAACTGCGGGAAGAAGCAGGCGCCCAGAGAAGATCCGTTTGACATCAAGGGTGCAAATTATGATTTCTACCAG ATGCTTGAAGAGAAATGCTGTGGAAAGCTGGATCACATTGATTTTCCAGTTTTTGAGCCAAGCACACCAGACCCTGCTCCCGCCAAAAATGAGGCACCTTCTACATCTCAAGAAGGGGATGTAGAAGGGGAGAAGTTGAAAGATAAGGAACCTCAAACACAGGGTGAAAGTACTAGTCTGAGCCTTGCCCTTAGTTTGGGCCAGTCCACTGATAGCCTTGGAACGTACCCAGCTGACCCCCAAGCAGGCGGAGATAATGTTGATGCTCCCGGACATGGTACAGAGGAAAAAGGGGAGAAAAGGCCCAGTTTAGTGGATCGTCAAGCATCCACTGTTGAATACCTCCCTGGTATGATGCATTCAAACTGTCCAAAAGGCCTGCTTCCTAAATTTTCAAGCTGGTCGCTAGTAAAACTTGGCCCTGCCAAGTCTTATAACTTCCACACAGGGTTAGATCAACTTGGATTTATCCCAGGGACCAATTATCTGATGCCTTGGGACATTGTCATCCGTACCAAACCAGAAGATGATGGGGACCTAGACACTAACTCTTGGCCGGCTCCTAACAAGTCAGTACCTGGGAAAAGAAGTGGAGCCGTAACCGGAAGAGGTCGGAGAAGGGATGATATCGCAAGAGGATTTGTTGGCTTTGAGTATGAGGACTCGCGAGGGCGCAGGTTTATGAGCTCTGGTCCGGATAAAATAATGAAAGTTCTAGGCAATGGGCCTAAGGAATCTGCAGTTAAAGCCCTCAACACGGACATGCCTCTGTACATGTTGTCGCCATCTCAAGGGCGAGGTCTTAAACCTCATTATGCCCAGCTCATGAGACTGTTTGTTGTGGTTCCTGATGCTCCTTTACAAATTGTATTGAACCCCCAG gtGCAGCCCGGACCGACTCTATGTCCTATTTTTCATCCTGAAAAGCAGGAAATTATTCTGCCAGCTGATGGATTATGGGTATTAAGGTTCCCTTATTCGTATGTGACGGAACGAGGACCATGTTACCCTCCAAAAGAAAACCAACAACTGATCACTTACAAAGCAATGAGGGGGATATTAAAAGTGGTCACTCTGTAG